One stretch of Halichoerus grypus chromosome 8, mHalGry1.hap1.1, whole genome shotgun sequence DNA includes these proteins:
- the SEMA6D gene encoding semaphorin-6D isoform X9: MRFFLLCAYMLLLMISQLRAVSFPEDDEPLNTVDYHYSRQYPVFRGRPSGNESQHRLDFQLMLKIRDTLYIAGRDQVYTVNLNEIPKTEVIPSKKLTWRSRQQDRENCAMKGKHKDECHNFIKVFVPRNDEMVFVCGTNAFNPMCRYYRLNTLEYDGEEISGLARCPFDARQTNVALFADGKLYSATVADFLASDAVIYRSMGDGSALRTIKYDSKWIKEPHFLHAIEYGNFVYFFFREIAVEHNNLGKAVYSRVARICKNDMGGSQRVLEKHWTSFLKARLNCSVPGDSFFYFDVLQSITDIIQINGIPTVVGVFTTQLNSIPGSAVCAFSMDDIEKVFKGRFKEQKTPDSVWTAVPEDKVPKPRPGCCAKHGLAEAYKTSIDFPDETLSFIKSHPLMDSAVPPVADEPWFTKTRIRYRLTAIAVDHTAGPHQNYTVIFVGSEAGVVLKVLAKTSPFSLNDSVLLEEIEAYNHAKCNAENEEDRKVISLQLDKDHHAVYVAFSSCVIRLPLSRCERYGSCKKSCVASRDPYCGWLSQGTCGRVTPGMLAGGYEQDTEYGNTAHLGDCHGVRWEVQSGESNQMVHMNVLITCVFAAFVLGAFIAGVAVYCYRDLFVRKNRKIHKDAESAQSCTDSSGSFAKLNGLFDSPVKEYQQNIDSPKLYSNLLTSRKELPPNGDTKSMVMDHRGQPPELAALPTPESTPVLHQKTLQAMKSHSDKAHGHGASRKETPQFFPSSPPPHSPLSHGHIPSAIVLPNATHDYNMSFSNSNAHKAEKKLQNIDHPLTKSSSKRDHRRSVDSRNTLNDLLKHLNDPNSNPKAIMGDIQMAHQTLMLDPVGPMSEVPPKVPNREASLYSPPSTLPRNSPTKRVDVPTTPGVPMTSLERQRGYHKNSSQRHSISAMPKNLNSPNGVLLSRQPSMNRGGYMPTPTGAKVDYIQGTPVSVHLQPSLSRQSSYTSNGTLPRTGLKRTPSLKPDVPPKPSFVPQTTSVRPLNKYTY, encoded by the exons ATGAGGTTCTTCCTGCTTTGTGCCTACATGCTGCTCCTGATGATTTCCCAGCTGAGGGCAGTCAGCTTTCCTGAAGATGATGAACCCCTCAATACAGTTGATTATCACT ATTCAAGGCAATATCCGGTTTTTAGAGGACGCCCTTCAGGCAATGAATCCCAGCACAGGCTGGACTTTCAGCTGATGTTGAAAATTCGAGACACACTTTATATTGCTGGCAG GGATCAAGTTTATACAGTAAACTTGAATGAAATCCCCAAAACAGAAGTAATACCGAGCAAG AAACTGACATGGCGGTCAAGACAACAGGACCGAGAAAACTGTGCTATGAAAGGCAAACATAAA GATGAATGCCACAACTTTATCAAAGTATTTGTTCCAAGAAACGATGAGATGGTTTTTGTATGTGGTACCAATGCATTTAATCCCATGTGTAGATACTATAGG ttgaATACCTTAGAGTATGACGGGGAGGAAATTAGTGGCCTGGCAAGATGCCCATTTGATGCCAGACAAACCAATGTTGCCCTTTTTGCTG ATGGGAAGCTGTATTCTGCCACAGTGGCTGACTTCTTGGCCAGCGATGCTGTTATTTATCGAAGCATGGGTGATGGATCTGCCCTTCGTACAATAAAATAtgattccaaatggattaaag AGCCACATTTTCTTCATGCCATAGAATATGGAAactttgtctatttcttctttcgaGAAATTGCTGTGGAACATAATAATTTAGGCAAG GCTGTGTATTCCCGTGTGGCCCGCATCTGTAAAAATGACATGGGTGGCTCCCAGCGGGTCCTGGAGAAACACTGGACTTCATTTCTGAAGGCTCGGCTTAACTGCTCTGTCCCCGGAGATTCGTTTTTCTACTTTGATGTTCTGCAGTCTATTACAGACATCATACAAATCAATGGCATCCCCACTGTGGTCGGGGTGTTCACCACACAGCTCAACAG CATTCCTGGGTCTGCAGTGTGTGCATTTAGCATGGATGACATTGAAAAAGTATTCAAAGGACGgtttaaagaacagaaaacccCAGATTCTGTGTGGACAGCAGTCCCCGAAGACAAAGTACCGAAgccaag GCCTGGCTGTTGTGCAAAGCATGGCCTTGCCGAAGCTTATAAAACCTCCATCGATTTCCCTGATGAAACCCTGTCGTTCATCAAATCCCACCCGCTGATGGACTCTGCCGTCCCACCCGTTGCCGACGAGCCCTGGTTCACAAAGACCCGGATCAG GTACAGACTGACGGCCATCGCCGTCGACCACACTGCCGGGCCCCACCAGAACTACACAGTCATCTTTGTTGGCTCTGAAGCTGGCGTGGTGCTTAAAGTTTTGGCAAAGACCAGTCCTTTCTCTTTGAATGACAGTGTATTGCTGGAAGAGATTGAAGCATACAACCATGCAAA GTGTAATGCTGAGAATGAGGAGGACAGAAAGGTCATCTCATTACAGTTGGATAAAGACCATCACGCTGTGTACGTGGCGTTCTCCAGCTGCGTTATTCGCCTCCCCCTCAGTCGCTGTGAGCGTTACGGATCCTGTAAAAA GTCTTGTGTTGCATCTCGGGACCCGTACTGTGGCTGGTTAAGCCAGGGCACCTGTGGCAGAGTGACCCCAGGGATGCT CGCTGGAGGATACGAACAAGACACAGAATACGGCAACACGGCCCACCTAGGGGACTGCCATG GTGTGCGATGGGAGGTCCAGTCGGGGGAGTCCAACCAGATGGTCCACATGAATGTCCTCATCACCTGTGTCTTTGCCGCTTTTGTTTTGGGTGCATTCATTGCAGGTGTGGCAGTATACTGCTATCGTGACCTGTTTGTTCGGAAAAACAGAAAGATTCATAAAGATGCAGAATCTGCCCAGTCGTGCACAGACTCCAGTGGAAGTTTTGCCAAACTGAATGGTCTCTTTGACAGCCCAGTCAAGGAATATCAACAGAATATCGATTCTCCCAAATTGTACAGTAACCTGCTGACCAGTCGGAAAGAGTTGCCTCCCAACGGAGATACTAAATCCATGGTGATGGACCATCGGGGCCAACCTCCCGAACTGGCTGCTCTCCCCACGCCTGAGTCTACACCTGTGCTTCACCAGAAGACCCTGCAGGCCATGAAGAGCCACTCAGACAAGGCCCATGGCCATGGGGCTTCAAGGAAAGAAACCCCACAGTTTTTCCCTTCTAGTCCACCACCCCATTCCCCATTAAGTCACGGGCATATCCCCAGTGCCATTGTTCTTCCTAATGCTACTCATGACTACAACATGTCTTTCTCAAACTCCAATGCTCACAAAGCTGAAAAGAAGCTTCAAAACATTGACCACCCACTTACCAAGTCATCCAGTAAAAGAGATCACCGGCGTTCTGTGGATTCCAGAAATACCCTCAATGATCTCCTGAAGCATCTAAATGACCCAAACAGCAACCCCAAAGCCATCATGGGAGATATCCAGATGGCCCACCAGACCCTAATGCTGGATCCTGTGGGACCTATGTCTGAGGTCCCACCCAAGGTCCCCAACCGGGAGGCATCACTATACTCTCCTCCTTCAACTCTCCCCAGAAATAGCCCAACCAAGCGAGTGGACGTCCCCACCACTCCTGGAGTCCCAATGACATCTCTGGAAAGACAAAGGGGTTATCACAAAAATTCCTCGCAGAGGCACTCTATATCTGCAATGCCTAAAAACTTAAACTCACCAAATGGTGTTTTGTTGTCTAGACAGCCTAGTATGAACCGTGGAGGGTACATGCCCACCCCCACTGGGGCTAAGGTGGACTATATTCAGGGCACGCCAGTGAGTGTTCATCTGCAGCCTTCCCTCTCCAGACAGAGCAGCTATACAAGTAATGGCACCCTTCCTAGGACGGGACTAAAGAGGACACCGTCCTTAAAACCTGATGTGCCACCAAAGCCTTCATTTGTTCCTCAAACCACGTCTGTCAGACCACTGAACAAATACACTTACTAG
- the SEMA6D gene encoding semaphorin-6D isoform X3 has product MRFFLLCAYMLLLMISQLRAVSFPEDDEPLNTVDYHYSRQYPVFRGRPSGNESQHRLDFQLMLKIRDTLYIAGRDQVYTVNLNEIPKTEVIPSKKLTWRSRQQDRENCAMKGKHKDECHNFIKVFVPRNDEMVFVCGTNAFNPMCRYYRLNTLEYDGEEISGLARCPFDARQTNVALFADGKLYSATVADFLASDAVIYRSMGDGSALRTIKYDSKWIKEPHFLHAIEYGNFVYFFFREIAVEHNNLGKAVYSRVARICKNDMGGSQRVLEKHWTSFLKARLNCSVPGDSFFYFDVLQSITDIIQINGIPTVVGVFTTQLNSIPGSAVCAFSMDDIEKVFKGRFKEQKTPDSVWTAVPEDKVPKPRPGCCAKHGLAEAYKTSIDFPDETLSFIKSHPLMDSAVPPVADEPWFTKTRIRYRLTAIAVDHTAGPHQNYTVIFVGSEAGVVLKVLAKTSPFSLNDSVLLEEIEAYNHAKCNAENEEDRKVISLQLDKDHHAVYVAFSSCVIRLPLSRCERYGSCKKSCVASRDPYCGWLSQGTCGRVTPGMLAGGYEQDTEYGNTAHLGDCHEILPTSTTPDYKIFGGPTSDMEVSSSSVTTMASIPEITPKVIDTWRPKLTSSRKFVVQDDPNTSDFTDPLSGIPKGVRWEVQSGESNQMVHMNVLITCVFAAFVLGAFIAGVAVYCYRDLFVRKNRKIHKDAESAQSCTDSSGSFAKLNGLFDSPVKEYQQNIDSPKLYSNLLTSRKELPPNGDTKSMVMDHRGQPPELAALPTPESTPVLHQKTLQAMKSHSDKAHGHGASRKETPQFFPSSPPPHSPLSHGHIPSAIVLPNATHDYNMSFSNSNAHKAEKKLQNIDHPLTKSSSKRDHRRSVDSRNTLNDLLKHLNDPNSNPKAIMGDIQMAHQTLMLDPVGPMSEVPPKVPNREASLYSPPSTLPRNSPTKRVDVPTTPGVPMTSLERQRGYHKNSSQRHSISAMPKNLNSPNGVLLSRQPSMNRGGYMPTPTGAKVDYIQGTPVSVHLQPSLSRQSSYTSNGTLPRTGLKRTPSLKPDVPPKPSFVPQTTSVRPLNKYTY; this is encoded by the exons ATGAGGTTCTTCCTGCTTTGTGCCTACATGCTGCTCCTGATGATTTCCCAGCTGAGGGCAGTCAGCTTTCCTGAAGATGATGAACCCCTCAATACAGTTGATTATCACT ATTCAAGGCAATATCCGGTTTTTAGAGGACGCCCTTCAGGCAATGAATCCCAGCACAGGCTGGACTTTCAGCTGATGTTGAAAATTCGAGACACACTTTATATTGCTGGCAG GGATCAAGTTTATACAGTAAACTTGAATGAAATCCCCAAAACAGAAGTAATACCGAGCAAG AAACTGACATGGCGGTCAAGACAACAGGACCGAGAAAACTGTGCTATGAAAGGCAAACATAAA GATGAATGCCACAACTTTATCAAAGTATTTGTTCCAAGAAACGATGAGATGGTTTTTGTATGTGGTACCAATGCATTTAATCCCATGTGTAGATACTATAGG ttgaATACCTTAGAGTATGACGGGGAGGAAATTAGTGGCCTGGCAAGATGCCCATTTGATGCCAGACAAACCAATGTTGCCCTTTTTGCTG ATGGGAAGCTGTATTCTGCCACAGTGGCTGACTTCTTGGCCAGCGATGCTGTTATTTATCGAAGCATGGGTGATGGATCTGCCCTTCGTACAATAAAATAtgattccaaatggattaaag AGCCACATTTTCTTCATGCCATAGAATATGGAAactttgtctatttcttctttcgaGAAATTGCTGTGGAACATAATAATTTAGGCAAG GCTGTGTATTCCCGTGTGGCCCGCATCTGTAAAAATGACATGGGTGGCTCCCAGCGGGTCCTGGAGAAACACTGGACTTCATTTCTGAAGGCTCGGCTTAACTGCTCTGTCCCCGGAGATTCGTTTTTCTACTTTGATGTTCTGCAGTCTATTACAGACATCATACAAATCAATGGCATCCCCACTGTGGTCGGGGTGTTCACCACACAGCTCAACAG CATTCCTGGGTCTGCAGTGTGTGCATTTAGCATGGATGACATTGAAAAAGTATTCAAAGGACGgtttaaagaacagaaaacccCAGATTCTGTGTGGACAGCAGTCCCCGAAGACAAAGTACCGAAgccaag GCCTGGCTGTTGTGCAAAGCATGGCCTTGCCGAAGCTTATAAAACCTCCATCGATTTCCCTGATGAAACCCTGTCGTTCATCAAATCCCACCCGCTGATGGACTCTGCCGTCCCACCCGTTGCCGACGAGCCCTGGTTCACAAAGACCCGGATCAG GTACAGACTGACGGCCATCGCCGTCGACCACACTGCCGGGCCCCACCAGAACTACACAGTCATCTTTGTTGGCTCTGAAGCTGGCGTGGTGCTTAAAGTTTTGGCAAAGACCAGTCCTTTCTCTTTGAATGACAGTGTATTGCTGGAAGAGATTGAAGCATACAACCATGCAAA GTGTAATGCTGAGAATGAGGAGGACAGAAAGGTCATCTCATTACAGTTGGATAAAGACCATCACGCTGTGTACGTGGCGTTCTCCAGCTGCGTTATTCGCCTCCCCCTCAGTCGCTGTGAGCGTTACGGATCCTGTAAAAA GTCTTGTGTTGCATCTCGGGACCCGTACTGTGGCTGGTTAAGCCAGGGCACCTGTGGCAGAGTGACCCCAGGGATGCT CGCTGGAGGATACGAACAAGACACAGAATACGGCAACACGGCCCACCTAGGGGACTGCCATG aaattttgCCTACTTCAACTACACCAGATTACAAAATATTTGGCGGTCCAACATCtg ACATGGAGGTATCTTCATCATCTGTTACCACAATGGCAAGTATCCCAGAAATTACACCTAAAGTGATTGATACCTGGAGACCTAAACTGACGAGCTCCCGGAAATTTGTAGTTCAAGATGACCCAAACACTTCTGATTTTACTGATCCTTTATCAGGTATCCCAAAGG GTGTGCGATGGGAGGTCCAGTCGGGGGAGTCCAACCAGATGGTCCACATGAATGTCCTCATCACCTGTGTCTTTGCCGCTTTTGTTTTGGGTGCATTCATTGCAGGTGTGGCAGTATACTGCTATCGTGACCTGTTTGTTCGGAAAAACAGAAAGATTCATAAAGATGCAGAATCTGCCCAGTCGTGCACAGACTCCAGTGGAAGTTTTGCCAAACTGAATGGTCTCTTTGACAGCCCAGTCAAGGAATATCAACAGAATATCGATTCTCCCAAATTGTACAGTAACCTGCTGACCAGTCGGAAAGAGTTGCCTCCCAACGGAGATACTAAATCCATGGTGATGGACCATCGGGGCCAACCTCCCGAACTGGCTGCTCTCCCCACGCCTGAGTCTACACCTGTGCTTCACCAGAAGACCCTGCAGGCCATGAAGAGCCACTCAGACAAGGCCCATGGCCATGGGGCTTCAAGGAAAGAAACCCCACAGTTTTTCCCTTCTAGTCCACCACCCCATTCCCCATTAAGTCACGGGCATATCCCCAGTGCCATTGTTCTTCCTAATGCTACTCATGACTACAACATGTCTTTCTCAAACTCCAATGCTCACAAAGCTGAAAAGAAGCTTCAAAACATTGACCACCCACTTACCAAGTCATCCAGTAAAAGAGATCACCGGCGTTCTGTGGATTCCAGAAATACCCTCAATGATCTCCTGAAGCATCTAAATGACCCAAACAGCAACCCCAAAGCCATCATGGGAGATATCCAGATGGCCCACCAGACCCTAATGCTGGATCCTGTGGGACCTATGTCTGAGGTCCCACCCAAGGTCCCCAACCGGGAGGCATCACTATACTCTCCTCCTTCAACTCTCCCCAGAAATAGCCCAACCAAGCGAGTGGACGTCCCCACCACTCCTGGAGTCCCAATGACATCTCTGGAAAGACAAAGGGGTTATCACAAAAATTCCTCGCAGAGGCACTCTATATCTGCAATGCCTAAAAACTTAAACTCACCAAATGGTGTTTTGTTGTCTAGACAGCCTAGTATGAACCGTGGAGGGTACATGCCCACCCCCACTGGGGCTAAGGTGGACTATATTCAGGGCACGCCAGTGAGTGTTCATCTGCAGCCTTCCCTCTCCAGACAGAGCAGCTATACAAGTAATGGCACCCTTCCTAGGACGGGACTAAAGAGGACACCGTCCTTAAAACCTGATGTGCCACCAAAGCCTTCATTTGTTCCTCAAACCACGTCTGTCAGACCACTGAACAAATACACTTACTAG
- the SEMA6D gene encoding semaphorin-6D isoform X2: MRFFLLCAYMLLLMISQLRAVSFPEDDEPLNTVDYHYSRQYPVFRGRPSGNESQHRLDFQLMLKIRDTLYIAGRDQVYTVNLNEIPKTEVIPSKKLTWRSRQQDRENCAMKGKHKDECHNFIKVFVPRNDEMVFVCGTNAFNPMCRYYRLNTLEYDGEEISGLARCPFDARQTNVALFADGKLYSATVADFLASDAVIYRSMGDGSALRTIKYDSKWIKEPHFLHAIEYGNFVYFFFREIAVEHNNLGKAVYSRVARICKNDMGGSQRVLEKHWTSFLKARLNCSVPGDSFFYFDVLQSITDIIQINGIPTVVGVFTTQLNSIPGSAVCAFSMDDIEKVFKGRFKEQKTPDSVWTAVPEDKVPKPRPGCCAKHGLAEAYKTSIDFPDETLSFIKSHPLMDSAVPPVADEPWFTKTRIRYRLTAIAVDHTAGPHQNYTVIFVGSEAGVVLKVLAKTSPFSLNDSVLLEEIEAYNHAKCNAENEEDRKVISLQLDKDHHAVYVAFSSCVIRLPLSRCERYGSCKKSCVASRDPYCGWLSQGTCGRVTPGMLLLTEDFFAFHNHSAGGYEQDTEYGNTAHLGDCHEILPTSTTPDYKIFGGPTSDMEVSSSSVTTMASIPEITPKVIDTWRPKLTSSRKFVVQDDPNTSDFTDPLSGVRWEVQSGESNQMVHMNVLITCVFAAFVLGAFIAGVAVYCYRDLFVRKNRKIHKDAESAQSCTDSSGSFAKLNGLFDSPVKEYQQNIDSPKLYSNLLTSRKELPPNGDTKSMVMDHRGQPPELAALPTPESTPVLHQKTLQAMKSHSDKAHGHGASRKETPQFFPSSPPPHSPLSHGHIPSAIVLPNATHDYNMSFSNSNAHKAEKKLQNIDHPLTKSSSKRDHRRSVDSRNTLNDLLKHLNDPNSNPKAIMGDIQMAHQTLMLDPVGPMSEVPPKVPNREASLYSPPSTLPRNSPTKRVDVPTTPGVPMTSLERQRGYHKNSSQRHSISAMPKNLNSPNGVLLSRQPSMNRGGYMPTPTGAKVDYIQGTPVSVHLQPSLSRQSSYTSNGTLPRTGLKRTPSLKPDVPPKPSFVPQTTSVRPLNKYTY, translated from the exons ATGAGGTTCTTCCTGCTTTGTGCCTACATGCTGCTCCTGATGATTTCCCAGCTGAGGGCAGTCAGCTTTCCTGAAGATGATGAACCCCTCAATACAGTTGATTATCACT ATTCAAGGCAATATCCGGTTTTTAGAGGACGCCCTTCAGGCAATGAATCCCAGCACAGGCTGGACTTTCAGCTGATGTTGAAAATTCGAGACACACTTTATATTGCTGGCAG GGATCAAGTTTATACAGTAAACTTGAATGAAATCCCCAAAACAGAAGTAATACCGAGCAAG AAACTGACATGGCGGTCAAGACAACAGGACCGAGAAAACTGTGCTATGAAAGGCAAACATAAA GATGAATGCCACAACTTTATCAAAGTATTTGTTCCAAGAAACGATGAGATGGTTTTTGTATGTGGTACCAATGCATTTAATCCCATGTGTAGATACTATAGG ttgaATACCTTAGAGTATGACGGGGAGGAAATTAGTGGCCTGGCAAGATGCCCATTTGATGCCAGACAAACCAATGTTGCCCTTTTTGCTG ATGGGAAGCTGTATTCTGCCACAGTGGCTGACTTCTTGGCCAGCGATGCTGTTATTTATCGAAGCATGGGTGATGGATCTGCCCTTCGTACAATAAAATAtgattccaaatggattaaag AGCCACATTTTCTTCATGCCATAGAATATGGAAactttgtctatttcttctttcgaGAAATTGCTGTGGAACATAATAATTTAGGCAAG GCTGTGTATTCCCGTGTGGCCCGCATCTGTAAAAATGACATGGGTGGCTCCCAGCGGGTCCTGGAGAAACACTGGACTTCATTTCTGAAGGCTCGGCTTAACTGCTCTGTCCCCGGAGATTCGTTTTTCTACTTTGATGTTCTGCAGTCTATTACAGACATCATACAAATCAATGGCATCCCCACTGTGGTCGGGGTGTTCACCACACAGCTCAACAG CATTCCTGGGTCTGCAGTGTGTGCATTTAGCATGGATGACATTGAAAAAGTATTCAAAGGACGgtttaaagaacagaaaacccCAGATTCTGTGTGGACAGCAGTCCCCGAAGACAAAGTACCGAAgccaag GCCTGGCTGTTGTGCAAAGCATGGCCTTGCCGAAGCTTATAAAACCTCCATCGATTTCCCTGATGAAACCCTGTCGTTCATCAAATCCCACCCGCTGATGGACTCTGCCGTCCCACCCGTTGCCGACGAGCCCTGGTTCACAAAGACCCGGATCAG GTACAGACTGACGGCCATCGCCGTCGACCACACTGCCGGGCCCCACCAGAACTACACAGTCATCTTTGTTGGCTCTGAAGCTGGCGTGGTGCTTAAAGTTTTGGCAAAGACCAGTCCTTTCTCTTTGAATGACAGTGTATTGCTGGAAGAGATTGAAGCATACAACCATGCAAA GTGTAATGCTGAGAATGAGGAGGACAGAAAGGTCATCTCATTACAGTTGGATAAAGACCATCACGCTGTGTACGTGGCGTTCTCCAGCTGCGTTATTCGCCTCCCCCTCAGTCGCTGTGAGCGTTACGGATCCTGTAAAAA GTCTTGTGTTGCATCTCGGGACCCGTACTGTGGCTGGTTAAGCCAGGGCACCTGTGGCAGAGTGACCCCAGGGATGCT GCTGTTAACCGAAGACTTCTTTGCTTTCCATAACCACAGCGCTGGAGGATACGAACAAGACACAGAATACGGCAACACGGCCCACCTAGGGGACTGCCATG aaattttgCCTACTTCAACTACACCAGATTACAAAATATTTGGCGGTCCAACATCtg ACATGGAGGTATCTTCATCATCTGTTACCACAATGGCAAGTATCCCAGAAATTACACCTAAAGTGATTGATACCTGGAGACCTAAACTGACGAGCTCCCGGAAATTTGTAGTTCAAGATGACCCAAACACTTCTGATTTTACTGATCCTTTATCAG GTGTGCGATGGGAGGTCCAGTCGGGGGAGTCCAACCAGATGGTCCACATGAATGTCCTCATCACCTGTGTCTTTGCCGCTTTTGTTTTGGGTGCATTCATTGCAGGTGTGGCAGTATACTGCTATCGTGACCTGTTTGTTCGGAAAAACAGAAAGATTCATAAAGATGCAGAATCTGCCCAGTCGTGCACAGACTCCAGTGGAAGTTTTGCCAAACTGAATGGTCTCTTTGACAGCCCAGTCAAGGAATATCAACAGAATATCGATTCTCCCAAATTGTACAGTAACCTGCTGACCAGTCGGAAAGAGTTGCCTCCCAACGGAGATACTAAATCCATGGTGATGGACCATCGGGGCCAACCTCCCGAACTGGCTGCTCTCCCCACGCCTGAGTCTACACCTGTGCTTCACCAGAAGACCCTGCAGGCCATGAAGAGCCACTCAGACAAGGCCCATGGCCATGGGGCTTCAAGGAAAGAAACCCCACAGTTTTTCCCTTCTAGTCCACCACCCCATTCCCCATTAAGTCACGGGCATATCCCCAGTGCCATTGTTCTTCCTAATGCTACTCATGACTACAACATGTCTTTCTCAAACTCCAATGCTCACAAAGCTGAAAAGAAGCTTCAAAACATTGACCACCCACTTACCAAGTCATCCAGTAAAAGAGATCACCGGCGTTCTGTGGATTCCAGAAATACCCTCAATGATCTCCTGAAGCATCTAAATGACCCAAACAGCAACCCCAAAGCCATCATGGGAGATATCCAGATGGCCCACCAGACCCTAATGCTGGATCCTGTGGGACCTATGTCTGAGGTCCCACCCAAGGTCCCCAACCGGGAGGCATCACTATACTCTCCTCCTTCAACTCTCCCCAGAAATAGCCCAACCAAGCGAGTGGACGTCCCCACCACTCCTGGAGTCCCAATGACATCTCTGGAAAGACAAAGGGGTTATCACAAAAATTCCTCGCAGAGGCACTCTATATCTGCAATGCCTAAAAACTTAAACTCACCAAATGGTGTTTTGTTGTCTAGACAGCCTAGTATGAACCGTGGAGGGTACATGCCCACCCCCACTGGGGCTAAGGTGGACTATATTCAGGGCACGCCAGTGAGTGTTCATCTGCAGCCTTCCCTCTCCAGACAGAGCAGCTATACAAGTAATGGCACCCTTCCTAGGACGGGACTAAAGAGGACACCGTCCTTAAAACCTGATGTGCCACCAAAGCCTTCATTTGTTCCTCAAACCACGTCTGTCAGACCACTGAACAAATACACTTACTAG